One part of the Parasphingorhabdus sp. SCSIO 66989 genome encodes these proteins:
- a CDS encoding DUF1153 domain-containing protein has translation MIENQKIKPDRVIGPLGEPLTLDTLPPRDTRRWVVRRKAEVVAAVNGGLLTIDEVCERYDLTLEEFASWQRAVDRSGMPGLRVTRIQHYRDLYERQQKY, from the coding sequence ATGATTGAGAATCAGAAAATAAAGCCGGACCGGGTCATCGGGCCTTTGGGCGAACCGCTGACGCTGGACACGCTTCCCCCGCGCGATACCCGTCGCTGGGTGGTTCGGCGCAAGGCTGAGGTGGTCGCTGCGGTCAATGGTGGACTGCTTACCATTGATGAAGTGTGCGAGCGCTATGATCTCACTCTGGAAGAATTTGCCTCATGGCAGCGCGCGGTTGACCGTTCGGGAATGCCGGGCCTGCGCGTCACCCGCATTCAGCATTATCGCGACCTCTACGAACGGCAGCAGAAATACTGA